A window of Mustela nigripes isolate SB6536 chromosome 9, MUSNIG.SB6536, whole genome shotgun sequence contains these coding sequences:
- the MED22 gene encoding mediator of RNA polymerase II transcription subunit 22 isoform X2 translates to MAQQRALPQSKETLLQSYNKRLKDDVKSVMDNFTEIIKSAKVRAGESLMKLVSDLKQFLILNDFPSVNEAIDQRNQQLRALQEECDRKLIALRDEVSIDLYELEEEYYSSSSSLCEANGRPLCEAYWRLDLDTDSADGLSAPVLASPEPSAGPLQAAAPAHSHASGPGPTEHA, encoded by the exons ATGGCCCAGCAGCGAGCCCTGCCGCAGAGCAAGGAGACGCTGCTGCAGTCCTACAACAAGCGGCTCAAGGACGACGTCAAGTCCGTCATGGACAACTTCACCGAGATCATCAAGAGCGCCAAG GTCCGAGCCGGTGAGTCCCTGATGAAGCTGGTGTCTGACCTCAAGCAGTTCCTCATCCTCAACGACTTCCCGTCCGTGAACGAGGCCATCGACCAGCGCAACCAGCAGCTGCGAGCCCTGCAGGAGGAGTGCGACCGGAAGCTCATCGCCCTGCGGGATGAGGTCTCCATCGACCTGTATGAGCTGGAGGAGGAGTATTACTCGTCCAG CTCAAGTCTTTGCGAAGCTAACGGCCGGCCTCTGTGCGAAGCGTACTGGAGGCTGGACCTCGACACAGACTCCGCCGATGGCCTCTCGGCCCCGGTGCTGGCGTCCCCGGAGCCCAGCGCTGGCCCCCTGCAGGCTGCGGCCCCTGCCCACTCCCATGCCAGCGGCCCTGGCCCCACGGAGCACGCCTGA
- the LOC132024287 gene encoding surfeit locus protein 1 — MELKNLEYRPVKVRGHFDHSKELYMMPRTMVDPAREAREAGRLSSSPESGAHVITPFHCTDLGITILVNRGFVPKKKVHPDTRQKGQIQGEVDLVGMVRLTETRKPFVPENNPERNHWHYRDLEAMARLTGADPIFIDADFRSTVPGGPVGGQTRVTLRNEHLQYIVTWYGLCAATAYLWFNKFLRRTPGA, encoded by the exons ATGGAACTGAAAAATCTGGAGTACAGGCCAGTGAAGGTCAGAGGGCACTTTGACCACTCCAAGGAGCTGTACATGATGCCTCGTACCATGGTGGACCCGGCCCGAGAGGCCCGGGAGGCCGGCCGTCTCTCTTCCTCACCCGAGAGCGGTGCCCATGTGATCACCCCCTTCCACTGCACTGACCTGGG AATCACCATCCTGGTAAACAGAGGGTTTGTCCCCAAGAAGAAGGTGCATCCCGATACACGGCAGAAAGGCCAG ATCCAGGGAGAAGTAGACCTCGTTGGGATGGTGAGGCTGACAGAGACCAGGAAGCCCTTTGTCCCAGAGAACAATCCGGAAAGGAACCACTGGCATTACCGGGACCTGGAGGCCATGGCCAGGCTCACAGGCGCAGACCCCATCTTCATCGACGCGGACTTCC GGAGCACAGTCCCCGGGGGACCCGTTGGCGGGCAGACCCGAGTCACTCTGAGGAACGAGCACCTGCAGTACATCGTCACCTG GTACGGACTCTGTGCCGCGACAGCCTACCTGTGGTTTAACAAGTTCCTACGCCGGACTCCTGGCGCGTGA
- the RPL7A gene encoding large ribosomal subunit protein eL8, with amino-acid sequence MPKGKKAKGKKVAPAPAVVKKQEAKKVVNPLFEKRPKNFGIGQDIQPKRDLTRFVKWPRYIRLQRQRAILYKRLKVPPAINQFTQALDRQTATQLLKLAHKYRPETKQEKKQRLLARAEKKAAGKGDAPTKRPPVLRAGVNTVTTLVENKKAQLVVIAHDVDPIELVVFLPALCRKMGVPYCIIKGKARLGRLVHRKTCTTVAFTQVNSEDKGALAKLVEAIRTNYNERYDEIRRHWGGNVLGPKSVARIAKLEKAKAKELATKLG; translated from the exons ATG CCGAAGGGGAAGAAGGCGAAGGGGAAGAAGGTGGCCCCGGCGCCCGCCGTCGTGAAGAAGCAGGAGGCCAAGAAGGTGGTGAATCCGCTGTTCGAGAAGCGGCCCAAGAACTTCGGCATCG GTCAGGACATCCAGCCCAAGAGGGACCTGACGCGCTTCGTCAAGTGGCCGCGCTACATCCGGCTGCAGCGGCAGCGCGCGATCCTCTACAAGCGGCTGAAGGTGCCGCCCGCCATCAACCAGTTCACGCAGGCGCTGGACCGCCAGACGG CCACGCAGCTGCTGAAGCTGGCGCACAAGTACCGGCCCGAGACGAAGCAGGAGAAGAAGCAGCGGCTGCTGGCGCGCGCGGAGAAGAAAGCGGCCGGCAAAGGGGACGCCCCCACCAAGCGGCCCCCCGTGCTGCGAGCCG GGGTGAACACGGTCACCACGCTGGTGGAGAACAAGAAGGCCCAGCTGGTCGTCATCGCGCACGACGTGGACCCCATTGAG CTGGTGGTGTTCCTGCCCGCGCTGTGTCGCAAGATGGGGGTTCCCTACTGCATCATCAAGGGCAAGGCCAGGCTGGGGCGTCTGGTCCACAGGAAGACCTGCACCACGGTGGCTTTCACGCAGGTCAACTC GGAAGACAAAGGGGCTCTGGCGAAGCTGGTGGAAGCCATCAGGACCAATTACAACGAGCGATACGACGAG ATCCGCCGCCACTGGGGAGGCAACGTCCTGGGTCCGAAGTCGGTGGCTCGCATCGccaagctggaaaaggcaaaggccAAGGAACTGGCCACCAAACTGGGCTGA
- the MED22 gene encoding mediator of RNA polymerase II transcription subunit 22 isoform X1, protein MAQQRALPQSKETLLQSYNKRLKDDVKSVMDNFTEIIKSAKIEDETQVSRATQGEQDNYEMHVRAANIVRAGESLMKLVSDLKQFLILNDFPSVNEAIDQRNQQLRALQEECDRKLIALRDEVSIDLYELEEEYYSSSSSLCEANGRPLCEAYWRLDLDTDSADGLSAPVLASPEPSAGPLQAAAPAHSHASGPGPTEHA, encoded by the exons ATGGCCCAGCAGCGAGCCCTGCCGCAGAGCAAGGAGACGCTGCTGCAGTCCTACAACAAGCGGCTCAAGGACGACGTCAAGTCCGTCATGGACAACTTCACCGAGATCATCAAGAGCGCCAAG ATCGAGGATGAGACACAGGTGTCGAGGGCCACTCAGGGTGAGCAGGACAATTATGAGATGCACGTTCGCGCCGCCAACATC GTCCGAGCCGGTGAGTCCCTGATGAAGCTGGTGTCTGACCTCAAGCAGTTCCTCATCCTCAACGACTTCCCGTCCGTGAACGAGGCCATCGACCAGCGCAACCAGCAGCTGCGAGCCCTGCAGGAGGAGTGCGACCGGAAGCTCATCGCCCTGCGGGATGAGGTCTCCATCGACCTGTATGAGCTGGAGGAGGAGTATTACTCGTCCAG CTCAAGTCTTTGCGAAGCTAACGGCCGGCCTCTGTGCGAAGCGTACTGGAGGCTGGACCTCGACACAGACTCCGCCGATGGCCTCTCGGCCCCGGTGCTGGCGTCCCCGGAGCCCAGCGCTGGCCCCCTGCAGGCTGCGGCCCCTGCCCACTCCCATGCCAGCGGCCCTGGCCCCACGGAGCACGCCTGA